The DNA segment CCCGATAATGCTTCTGGCCCATACGCCAGCCCCTCCAGATCGACAACATGTCTCACCAGAGGCTGGCGCATAGGGACGTCGCCCGAAGTCGCAACAACACAACGGGTGGCACGCGTCGGGGAGCCGAAACCGAATCGGGTTCGGTGCGCCCGGTATGCTCGCCGGGTGGCTATCCCCGCAGTCGGCGCGACGTCCGACCAGACCCGCGGCGGCGGCGCCCGAGCCGCCGCGATGCGCGCATCGCTGCTCGACGCCGCCCGCGAGGTGTTCGTGGGGGTCGGCTACATCGACGCCTCGGTGACGTCGATCGTCGAGCGGGCCAGCGCGTCGGTGGGCAGCCTCTACCACCACTTCGGCGGCAAGCCCGACGTCTTCATCGCGCTCTACCAGGAGTACGAGGCGCGCTGCTCGCACGCCGCGGCGCTCGCCGTGGCGACCGCCCGGGAGGCCGGCGAGTCGGACCCGGTCTCCCTCTTCGTCCGCGGCGCCCGCGGCTACCTGGAGCAGACCCGGGCGGACGCCGATCTCACGGCACTGTTCCTGGGCGGCGACGGTCCGCCCGGATTCAACGCGCTCCGCCGGCGGGCGGCCGCGGAGTGGGTGCGCCAGAACGGCCGGCTGATCCGCGCCGACGAGCGCCGCAACGGCGAGGCGCTGGTGCGGGTGCTCACGACGGTGACGGGCTCGGCCGGCCGCGAGGTTGCCGCGGCGGAGAGTGACGAGCACGCCGCCGAGCTGGTCGACGATTTCTGCGCGCTGATCGGCCGCGTGGCCGCCGAGTAGCGAACCGGCAGCAACACCCGCGCGTCCGGCTGCGAGAATCGAGCCATGACCGCGCCCCGGAGCCGCTTCGACATCACCCGCCCGGCGGGCGAGCGGCTGGAGGCGTACGTCGCGAAGTTCACCGCGAAGTACGAGGCAGGAGCGGACGTCGCCGGAGAGGCCCGGTTCATCGACGCCCTCGCCGACCGCGGGAGTGCGATTCTGGACGGCGGGTGCGGCACCGGCCGGACGGGCGCGGCCCTCACGCAGGCGGGCCACCGGGTGCTGGGTGTCGACCGCAGCCCCCGGCTCGTCGAGGTCGCCCGGCAGTACTTCCCGCACGCGCGGTACGCGGTACGCGACCTGCTCGAGGTGTCGTCCGTCGACCTGGTGGACGCCGGCCTCCCGCCGCGGGCCGACGTCATCGTGCTCGCGGGCAACGTGATGCCCTGTCTGGCCGGCGGTACCGAGCGGCAGGTGCTGGAGAACCTCCGGTCGCTGCTGGCAGTCGGGGGCCGGCTGGTGCTGGGCTTCCGCACCGACCGGGAGTACACCGTCGCGGACCTCCACCGGCACCAGAAGGAGCTGGGCCTGCGCGAGCTGCACCGCTTCAGCGACTGGCAGCTGGGCAGCTGGCGGGAGGACGCGGCGTGGATAGTCAGCGTGATGACCTACGAAGGAACGGAATGACCGACGCGAAGCCCGAGTACCTCGTCACCCTCCAGT comes from the Cumulibacter manganitolerans genome and includes:
- a CDS encoding class I SAM-dependent methyltransferase, which encodes MTAPRSRFDITRPAGERLEAYVAKFTAKYEAGADVAGEARFIDALADRGSAILDGGCGTGRTGAALTQAGHRVLGVDRSPRLVEVARQYFPHARYAVRDLLEVSSVDLVDAGLPPRADVIVLAGNVMPCLAGGTERQVLENLRSLLAVGGRLVLGFRTDREYTVADLHRHQKELGLRELHRFSDWQLGSWREDAAWIVSVMTYEGTE
- a CDS encoding TetR/AcrR family transcriptional regulator — its product is MAIPAVGATSDQTRGGGARAAAMRASLLDAAREVFVGVGYIDASVTSIVERASASVGSLYHHFGGKPDVFIALYQEYEARCSHAAALAVATAREAGESDPVSLFVRGARGYLEQTRADADLTALFLGGDGPPGFNALRRRAAAEWVRQNGRLIRADERRNGEALVRVLTTVTGSAGREVAAAESDEHAAELVDDFCALIGRVAAE